The DNA segment ACCAAACTAACAAGTATGTTGTTACCTAAGACGCATATTGCATATGCGTCATAAAGATCGATAAATCAACAATCAATCGCTTAATTCATTTAGTCATTAGACATATGAGAcgcataataaacaattacaatttagGTCAACGATTTTccaaagaatatttatttagatttaatttatctcTAGTAAAagtgttggcctaatggcTTCAGCTTGCGACTTTCATCCTTGAAGTCgtgggttcgatccccagctgtgcactgatttttttatataatatgactaGTCAAAAACTCGTATTGACAATTGAGTATCACGCAGTCTGTACGGAAAGAGAACTTGTGTGGTGGTTATGTTTACTAATATCATTCCTATATGCGCGCCtaattaatacacaaaaattatttacttttttcatattaaataaagatgatTATTGTGGAGCTATTATGACGTAACAGTGTAGTCAACGTGACAAAAAGATAATTTGGCAACCTCAAATTCCACGACTGTTTTCTTTCCGCGCAGATGATTTCAGTATTgtcaaaatatagaaaatgttttgaCAAGTTTGGAATTCATTTTACGATCTCGTACGCCTAAGCTTCAATTATGTTCCTTCAGAGattctttaaatattcctCAGGACGACTACATAGACTGTTTCGGTGCTGAGCACCTGACAGGCAAGGCAGGAACGGATATCCAAGAAGGTAAATGCTCATGGCTGGCCGTCCAAGCTTTGCAACGGTTATCTGAACCGCAGCGCAAAGTGTTCATTGCCTGCTATGGAAGCCACGAGCCAGCCCATGTCGAACGAATAAAACGACTCTATCAAGAACTTGGTATACCAGAACTATACCGTCGAGAGGAAAAACAACGATACGATGCGATAGTCCAACTATCGCAAACATTTCTACCTGATTCAGGGAATATGCGCGATTTGTTCATGAAACTGTTAGCGCTAACTTATAatagaaagaaataattttgcatttttGAAACTACCCTCAGTTACCGCCGACATTGGCATAGTATTGTTGTCATCGTTTTCGGATACTTGCATaatcaaaagaaatatatacacaaaaatttGGAAACAACAATACTAAGCcctataaaaatctattatttatgacCCGATCTAAGTGAGAAAGCATGGACTGAAGTGaaccttaatatattttttttaatttcccaATAATTTGAAACCTtccctgttacataaaaattgataaaatgaaattattaacggTCTTTTGATACAatgacatatatttaaaaatatagcgtatattttttatttgtgaagaaaattttaaactacCCTCAcgtatacataaaaaagattattattgaattcttGTTTGACTTGATATAATTGACAActtaagcaattattatttcatatttactaaaattcaaatataacttcatgataaatttgattttcttgaaaattttaagttaaattatttatattttataaactttgttgtattacttatttattagcaATTAAGCGCGTATcctaaaacatacataaaacttGGCTAACCATGATCGTTGGAGCAAGAAAtatccattttaaaatataccttaaaaCCAAGGAATAAGAACGATACTAGAATGAATTCAAACTCACAATCCTGCTATAGCGGTCATAGTATAGACAAGAATCATTTTGACAGCACAACATGTCTAACGAACGTTTAAGAATACGAGAATATTGGTGCTGGGCTAATGATATAAGATATGATACAAAGAAGCAATTATAgagattgtaaaaatatattttattggtttgatgatttagtttttatttaaaatgttaaattttgtattgacATGTGGGACTGACTTGTGAATTAGGTACATATCTTACATAAATAGTTgtcaaaagtaatataaatacattgttgGGgtaatgtacatatttttatgtattttttactgatttggaaatatataattaattttaaaaagttgtttacttttttttgtaatcctTATCTGGTAAGTACCTTGTTTTGCGTATTTCTATGCAATACATACAAGTAGATAACTAAACTAACCTAAGGTTTTGGTGCACAGTATGGAAATCAAACCGATCCGGTTTCTAGAGCAGCAAAAAGGTTcgcataatattaaaaaatatataatatcatgcGAGATTAAATCAGGTTGCTTTTTTGTGTGATGAGTTGTTTCCGGagcttgtttattaattacataaagcCAAATCTCATTCACTTAATGAAGACTGAGGGTGCCTCGCAAATAGTAGGTAATCTTTCAATTGCAATCATTGACTGAATTCATTTAAGTGGTAACTTATAGTTTTATAGATTCTTTAAGCAAATTCCCTGGCGTAGTACGAGCATTGCCGATAAATTCAAATCATATAGTAAAAGAGGTTTACTTTTTAAGGTTTAAGAATTCTAATGCCTGGAAAgttgtaatgtattttctttttttctactCTTTCTCACTTAGTTCTCAGATCAGGTACTCTGTAACATCGATGTAAGTCTCTCTATATCTGCAACACTTGCGCTTGTCGGGCAGTAGTACaattcaacattttattatatctatcaAGAATACCGTATAGTGATGATATTCAAAAACATTGtgactttttttaatgacattcATTAGTGTTCAAATATAAAGCAAAATATGCTTTCACACAAATGTCTCAATATCTCGCTGgagtaaaaatgaaatgaatgacaattgaatataatctggtttaaaaagaaaaaatcattGTTCTATTaccatttattcaaaaatacatgtaataatATGCTTCATGACATCCGGGCTTGTGAAGATATCATTTACGTTTaacaaaaagaatttaaataaatacatcttCAGTTAACTACACTACGTAGGATttacattttagtttcataTAATACAACTCTTGAcactgaaaattattttcctttaaagataaaatatcgACTCGAGTAAAGAATGGTATACTTTGATACCcccctaaaataaatatgcctCTACAGTGGAGCAAAAGTCAAAAAGTCAATTCCGGTTTAAGGAATTCTAATAATAGGCTATTTGACAAGATTATAAAAACCATTTCAGCTTTAATAGTAGTGGCTATAAACACAAAtcttatttatagaatttatttcaaaatggcgaccCACTACCCTACGAAGTACCAGGCTTGTAATCAACATTAAGGTTTTTAAGtgttaattatcattattaaattacataattaaatatatttcgatCGATCAGCGTCCGACGAATTTAAACTCGAAGTACACAACATTAGTATTGCATAGGCGAAATCATAATTTACAACTAAGGTAttaaaataggtattatgtttttttatgtatgattataagatattttattccaTTAAGTCATGTTTTATACAGATTACTttcaattaatgtttattaatactgTCAAATAGCCTTAAAAATTGTGATGATTGTACAATAGTTTTCCACTGTCAAAAATCGGATCcaaaaaattttcatttataaattaataattttaataatcttcaAACTGTGATAGttccgtttttgttaaatttaaatcttgaatttaaaagtaaaaaaaaaattttcagtGTCATTAGTTCGTACTTGGCGCATTTACGAGCCCAAATATGACCGACGAGagatattcatttaaaattcgtcATTATTGCCATGTGCTAAGGTTTATTTAACAATGGCTCAGCAAACCGGTCAAGACTTAAATAAGGATGtgctaatataattttgactaGTAAGCACCAATTTTCTAATGTCTATATTTTATCGTATTCATACTATTTACATGTGGCTAATAAAATTTAGCCAAtcacatttttgtatatagattttatcattaaattgaCGTTATACATGGTGTTCTTCAAACGAATTTGAGCGATCAAAAGCTTCATGCAttgatgatataaaaaatatatttattgaaagttTGCGCTTAAGAaagtttatatagaaaataccaTCTGCTCGAGCcgtatataattcaaataacgattggtattttatatagaaactgGGAGTCGGTGGTTTAACTAGCCCGTTATTAGAAACTCACAGCGTATATAAAACAGACAAATTAGCGGacaaactgtttaaaaatttagtttttgtatcaAGATGGTAAATACAGGGTGGCTTACCACCGCCTGAAAATACCCTACatggaatataaaaatcatattttttttaataattttcattattctttaagtaataataataacgcaGTAAttcaaatcatattttatttttaatcacgtTTATTAGAGATTTGATCCTAACGATTAGGTGTGGGTACTTACGTAATTAATTCCCAGAAGCAAAAGTTGAAAAATATCGAATCACAAAATTCGCACTACTTTTTTTAGgtggtttaaattttttagtaCTAAGCTTTCCATCCAGGACTGCGAAAGGTGAAAGGAATCGAATTTGTGTCAAGTCTATACACAGCAACAGTAGAAAACCTATAAAGGTCGTAATAAAAGCACCCTGTATATAACGTCTCAGAAATACAatgttatatacctatataatcCACACTGAGTAATGTTATACACAAAAATTCGGTGGTTCTCTGGCGACCATAATACGTCACAAATGTTCATTCTTCTTTTGGCTTCTGATTCACCTGAAATATAGACACAAACAAGCTTTCTTATTtacttcttattaaaaaacagagGCGCCACAATATTTTAGGAGTaccctcaaatttctgtatcttttcGTGATCATTAATTCAACTGGCCTCGAGTCGTCAGATAGTTTGATGTTTTATACAACAGGCAGGAGACTCATCTGTACATAAACAataccatggacactcaatttgccagaaggctcgcaagtgcgttttTTGGCCTTTTTGACCCTTGGAACTCGTGGGTAAATGATTCCACATTAGTTgcattttcaaacaaattaagTTTACTAGTAGCATATTCCATTTGATGAATAAGGCTATATGGGGCCAATTCTTATGCCCCCACACCCCCCCAATATTCAACatacataatgtaaataaaaatattttttttgtaatgagaaataaagttcttcaAAGAAACATAAATGATACCTATCATATTTTTCCTACTAAGCAAGAAAGTACTAGGGATTTATTGacgatataacaaaaatactaaatccaaataattttatatttataaattttcgaaAAGGGGAATTACTGATCTAGACACTACCGAATTATCTCgcgtaaataagtaatttggCAAGATTCTTACCATATATATGCGAATCAGCAAACACCACTTTCAGGGCTCTGTATACGCAGTTAAATGCGGTGCGTGCATAAGCCGCCTATGGGCCTCGGAGCCCGTGAGAGCCGCCACAGTGATCCCGGCCTGGTACGAAGCCGGGATAGCTATGTGACGTGTACGCGTATCCGCTTCCGTACAACCCGAGTAACGCCATTCGCGAAGGACGTTTGCCACTTGAcctgataatttttaaacgaatTTTATAGGTAAAAAATCATTAGTCTTTATAGAGAATATAGTCTGTGCAAGGAGAAATCTGTAGTGGAGCATGATGCCAACTTAGGGGGGTTTGTCCGTAATTCATGGGAAATAAAGCTATTCTGGGCAGTATTAAGGAGgtacattaaatttacagTACATTTAGCGGAATTTGTAGGGTGTACTTATGATGAGCTTAAAAAAGTCactattctatattataaagGCCTCAAACCAACAATCTAAACCAAATATAAACTCAAATTGTgtctataactaaaatattaaaaagctatattgattttgtatttaatttgttaacatTACTTAGAAGTTAACTTCAATGTCGTGGGTTCGCTGCAGTGCTAAGTTTCTTGATATGGCAACACTGTTGCGTCATTATGGTTCGATATCGAATCTTGATatttataaaggaaaaaaattgtaaagtatgttattttgtaaataaagcaAAACCGCGAAGCAAAGTATATAATACGCCGGTTCCCTTTCCGCACAGACTATATTCGAACAACACAGAAATTTAAAAGCCGTTTGTTACAGACCAGCTAGTTTtagttttgacatttaaactggaaattaaaattaaaatcgaacAACATTTTGTGAAACAAATTGAGAAGAATAttacctataaaaaattattgaggtaaatatttcttatttactttatttcatatttttcccccattacaacattttattgaaaaatcttGTCTTTAATGATTTGTATTAcggtttattaataataaaaatttaaataaatgatagtGATTTATGAATTTTCTCACCAAGCACATTCATCCTATGAAACCGGACATCAGGCACCGCTGTCAAAGGGGACATATCAGTCTCTGGGTCAAATCTGGCCACGATATCCCTCGACCTCACCAGAAGCACTGAAGGGGACACCAGTCGTGACCAGACAACCCCTTCGGAGACGCATACCACTGGGTTACACAGGTACACTCCCCTAGGAGACACCCCAAACACCATCTGATGGTGCCAGGCATCTGGGACCTCACCTTCGCTACCCAGCTGAAGGTTTAAGGTGAGGATTGGTACTGCacctgaattatttttaattcaaaatttatcagCTCcaataattaagataattattatacaaataattatcaaagagTAATTATGGTATAGTAAATTCAGCAttacaattgaatttaaataaaaaatcgacGGGATCTGTTAAGGCACACACTTATTTATcagaaacaaacaaataatcgaaataaaatgaaacagataaagaaacctgaggcctagacctaaggTTGTACTTTAGGTCTAGACTTCAAAATTCGCCACTGTTTTGTTCCTATAAACATATGTAAATAGAAGtgtaaatctatattttaaaggttCTTGACATTCAGAGAAACAACAATAAGTATAACTTCGGTATGTGAAATCCAATCCACTTTCTTCATGCACACCAAGCTTTGGTTCGTGGACAGCCGGGATTCAATCCCATCATGACGACGAGTGCTCTATAGAGTTCTTACCCAATGAAATCCAATCAGCAAGCCAATGTAACAATGAAATACTTCTTTCGGGATATGTTGGGAAGAATCTCGCTGTGACCAAGCCATCTGAGGCCTTTTGTATGCCTGTGACGATATCTGATGCCGTGCAACCCGCCACAGAGCGTGACAATAAATACCTTCAAATAACGAAAAATACTTATTCATAACATACTAATTGAAGATCTTATAAtaagctttaaaataattcgatGAGTCAATTGAGTTCAATTAGACAATTTTTGAAGTGagacttctttagaatcgttgtgatttcaaaccggatgcaacggaaaaaagagacagaaaaattaattcatatgatttaacgtgggagaaaatgagataaacttctttagaatcatcgtgatttcaaaccggatgcaacggatGGACGGACAgtaaaagagacagaaacagaaatccataagatttaacgtgggagtaaatgagataggaggcattttACAGCTTctttttactgccgcttttttcattttatccaatttcaaactttcgttgttttaaatttgccaaatcaaagatttatattaaacttataaattaaaattaatcattaaaatatactgtttttaaagataagtttaatatatttagatattgaaaaatgtttaatttatatatgattaattataaaaactttgtttttgaaggtttcacttctaccacgtgtgaattgcacatatgtttttttttataagtgtgtCAAGATAAGGATTACTCCAAATATACATGAATCAACAACAATCTTACTAAGGTCAGATTCAGTcatcaatacatattttttaaagaagaagcggtttttttatcaaaactgTACACTCAAAAACTTGAAAAAACAAACTTCTTTTTCAATAAAGTTTCTATTAGTAGTACTcaagtaaaacaaaacaatattagttaatgttggcttattaattttctatatatatatatattctatgtacatatatatgtatattattactgtAATGTATCTTtcaattgtattgtaaatactgcTACTTCAAACTTGATTGGCcttattataaatcttttaataagaaatacttTAATGAGCTTGAGCAATGTTACTTCTAACTGAAAATTACAGAATACCTTTTCAAATAATGAGGTATGGTACTTGCCTACATAttctataacaaaattacaaaaaacaaaacaccaTGGATTAAAGGTACTGTACTAACACATTTACGATGTTAGTACTGTTTTGATTACAGTACTTTATAATTGTGCTGgttatgtataaaaagtttatttatttgtcacaGCCAACTAGCTAAGTTAGGccttcaattaacagcctaggcGTTTAagtaaacggcgccgtttaactaacggcctgaaagatgttcagccagttgatcaaatagctaggcaaatgacttgaatcgatgacgtttcattacttgcctagcctgttaatttaaatttacttccaCTTTCTGCCGCTCTCAAACTCGAAACGAAACTTTTTAAACTGTCTATACGGCGTCGGcaaaccacaactttgatTGGTGTTTTCCAaactttatgaaaaataacaagTACAATGAGAGAGTGtagtaacaattattataatgtgaaCTTGacttaagcaatttaattttaaaagaaatattttttatgtcatatttttcatcttatttatttctgccaaataatgattatagtttaaatggcgtaagcattagccagccagtttattaaatgttgtaaaaaaCAGTAACTTTCAGGCCGTTActtaaacggctaggctgttaattaaacTGCTGATtgagctagttggctgcgacatataaatataatcattaatataatgGCTTTTGGTATTACCTTGGTATAGGTGCATTGTTGGCCCTTTGTCTTGTGCCTACTGCAACATTAATTCTTTCAGTATTTACAGGAACTCCTAGTGCAAGCtgaaaattacattaacaaataatatctgTGTATTTCAAAGCTTTGTCATTATTCACAAtgtatgtcaggcacaaatGGGTAAAGCTTACTTCTCCCTAGTACAAATTGTGCAAGACAGTATACTTACAAATACGTTAACTATTGCTGTAGCGCCACAGGCAGATGTGCCTATCTGCGTGACTTGTCTTTCACATGCTTCTCGCTCAGACCACACCATGCACCGTGGAGCTTCTACACAAGGTTCACTAGCCTGTGAGGGACCAGCCACAGGCTCAGGCTCATTCTAAAAGTAGAAATATACTTTCTGTTCTCAAATACTTAagctattttaacaaataacatatttcCAGACTTTCactataattgaattaatgcTAAGTAAGTACCTCACAAGTAGAACTTTGACCTTCATCACTTTTAGGCTGATCAGTCATAAGTCTCTTTGCCATGTTGACATGATATAATGCTGTTGTCAAGTTAACCGAGTCAATTGTTGCATTTTCaccttgatttattttatgagcCATGCCTACATCCTTTTTTTCTTCATTGTCTATAATAAAGAACATAGCTCACATTACAATAGGACTccatataagaaaatatttatataaaaagattttgtaCAAAAGCttacttacaatttaaaatttctctaGCTGAAACCAAATCACCGCTGGAGCCATGTGCAGTATTTGGTTCAGGATTTGGATCATTAGCCATTGTCCTCCGAACTCTTAGGCACTCTCCTCTCACATTCACATGAGTAATGTACTCTGTACGAGTTACCCTTAACTTTTTAACTATGTTACAGTGATCCTGTACATGAACATTATCACTGCTAGTAGATGGCACATCAAATATTGATGGTTTATTAACAGTACTACTTTGTGCTACAGGATGCATAAGTGGCTGTACCACACCAGGCTGATATTCTGGTGATGTTCCTCTTATAACATGCTCATTGACTTCAGGAACACTAACAACCTCTATATCAGCTTCAGGTGTTGATTCGTCACCTGTGTCTGCTTCGCAGGAGGGTCCAGGGTCAAAGTCCATTTCCAAGAAGTCCATATCAGGACTGGAAGCTCGTGAACCAGGTCTGTTATTTACTGCTTGAGGTACAGCTGGCACAGCTGGAGCTATTGCTGAATTTGGGGTCAATGGTAATCCCATATCTAAGCTGAAGAAAGAACTTGGGAGATCAGCTAAATGTTCACCACctctatatgtataaatacaaCCATCTTCAGATCCCAGTGAATAATCATCATTTCCTGTATCACTTGAACTGTCTTCACCTTCAGGCACAGGCCTTTTGAGCCTTAGTGTTGATGgtcttttcttattttcttttcctTCACTATTACAAGATGTGCTTTCACATTTGCTAGTTGAAACTATAGGAAGGCCACTTGTAGAAGGTTCATTGGTTTCTTGAATGTAGAGCTTTTCGTTACTAGTTTTTTCACTACTAGTTTTTTCACTTTCACTTGGAGCTTTTTCACAACATGAGTCTATAAAATCATTAGAATTAGTCATATTCTTGCTACAGCTTGCTTGCCTTATAAAATGTGAACTTGTTGCACTATTTTCGTAAATTGAAATGGCCATATGTGATCTTTCTACGTGTTCCACAGAATTGGTTTGTTGGTCATTAGGTTCTAAACTTGTATTACTTTGTGTATCAGCTGACCTCTGTACAATTTGTGTAAAAGTTTCTTTTTCGTTTGACGTCGTTTCGCACACTTCGTCATCGCCATCACCTTGTCCTCTTTCCTTTAACGTGTCTTTACTCGAATTGTGTTCTACGTTAACTAATTCTTGTTCCTGTATATTCCTCATTGATGAAGATTCTTCCTTAGCTTCcattatattacaaacaagATTCTTTAAAATTCGTCGGCATTGTATACATGAAGGTTACCTACGTTAAAATTAGGGACGTTATGAATCTTATCGGcaatatacaaaacacaatattgttaattatttaatagcaataaaataactCAAACTCGAAactataaaaagcttatttttaattgaataatgaataataacaaACTATTTTTCAACTGATACTTATGAACagataaatcataaattattgtcaaaattcaaataacaaGGATAGAAAAAAcagattatgtattttatagtatagaatatatagaataatttatagtatagactataaatataatactagtaTACACACTCGCAGACACTTACTCTTGTTTCTATTGACTTCGAAAACATGAGTTACAAACcccaaaacatttattaatttctagcTGATCTATTCGAGACCCTAATTTAGAGTTATGAGGTATCTAATGAACTTGTCTGTAATAACCGTATACTTCTTATATTTGTCAATTGTCCTTACAGCGAAATGAGAATGCATGTTGTCAAATTCTACatgacaattttattaaatacgagCATCTTACGATTTATCCAGCTGTGAAAATCTAAAATTGcgtctaattttattttacgagaataaaaagttaatataacGTAAATTGATTTACAAGTTTTAAATCGTAATATAATCGATAGAAGTTAAAATGGCTTACGCCTACTTGTTTAAATACATCATCATTGGAGATACaggtattgattttatttcctgaaattattttatacgtatTTTGTTCGTGGTTTGTATCtctaatattagtttttggaattattatttataatagctGTAGATTAAGACAGATTTCGTTCTgcctttgtattaaaattcttattttaatctCTTTTCTTTCTATAGATAGCATTATGTCCTAGTGTTCCGCCTACgcttaatataaaagtaggctttaattgattatttaatgGCATTTACTCAAAGTGTGTTAAatcttactaaaataattcttaaattttataatgaacTTAAATCAAGATACCTTTAATTTTCGTTCAGTATCAAGgacatttttctttgttattgtGCAACAAAGAACAAAGTaatgtcataaaaaaattgtttttatagttattttatttcccggttttatttgttttcaggCTTTTCAGACTGACCttgttttttcatttaaaagtcagtgatcattttcttttcattataGCCatcatctaaaaaatattattattaaaaacaatattatgaacctaatataacaatttttcacAAGGTGTGGGCAAGTCTTGTCTGCTACTACAGTTTACAGACAAGAGGTTCCAGCCTGTTCATGATTTAACTATTGGTGTGGAATTTGGAGCTCGTATGATTACTATTGATGGCAAACAAATCAAACTGCAGATATGGGATACTGCTGGCCAAGAAGCATTCaggtattacattttatagtttttctaATGTAAACTTAATTTCAAAGGTAAGCATTATTAAGTTAGTTACTGATCTCTCACCAACTATAACCCAAgtttgttacaaatatatttaaatacattatattatgttacattatACCTTTCCTTCATCAGCAgcagaattttttaaaacttgtaGCCTACATCTTTTAATGTCTACTGTAAAATTTCTAGCTTCCGAAAATTGTACCAGTCATGTATAACTGTAGTTGGTGACcctaatgtatttatatgtacttattgAAATGAAGTACAATGAACTAGGTTAATAAActaatgttattgttttgtacACTTTTGttactatgtatttaaacattgtAAACTAGTGGacatataaaagtttattgaataaaatggGCAACAAACCAACAAgcattacttaattttaaaacttcttatgttttgtatttgtgttCGCATTGATTTGGGTtgtgatcatttttttttcctttttaattatttttctttggcttatgtaatttattaggtGCTTGTAAGTaagataagttttattattattatatattacaagtaacatttatttatttgatgttCTTTATTACAGATCAATCACTCGTTCTTACTACAGAGGTGCTGCAGGTGCTCTTCTAGTATATGATATTACTAGGCGAGAGACATTCAATCATCTTACTACCTGGCTTGAAGATGCACGCCAACATTCCAACTCTAATATGGTTATTATGCTTATTGGAAATAAGAGGTAAGAAATGTGCATacatcattataatttattttggattaaatacattatagtCACATTAAGTAAGATACATTGATGAAAATCatattattgcaaattaatataaagagaTAGATATTATCTAAAGTCTATACAACACTAACTAATGAATcacatatatacttattatgaTTCATCAGTTGAAATAGGGAGTAATCTTAAAAGGTAAATTCATGCATGTTTTTATGttccattatattttttactctcATTCCTGcttaaacattgtttatgtACATGTTTTATCTACAAGTAAACAAAAGCAATACTTACTATCAGTACATGTATTGTTAATGCTATGACTaagtatttgcatatatttctTGGCCAGGAATGTTGTGgcaataagaaaatattttattatcaaattaccAAAAAAGAGATTGCGAtgaatttagataaattttaaatgaatcatTCCAGTGATCTAGAGTCACGACGCGAAGTAAAGAAAGAGGAAGGTGAGGCATTCGCCCGTGAACATGGACTTGTGTTTATGGAGACGTCAGCAAAAACTGCCGCTAACGTTGAGGAGGCTTTCATTAACACTGCTAAGGAGATCTACGAAAAGATCCAAGAGGGTGTTTTCGACATTAACAAC comes from the Pieris rapae chromosome 3, ilPieRapa1.1, whole genome shotgun sequence genome and includes:
- the LOC110991838 gene encoding uncharacterized protein LOC110991838 isoform X1, coding for MEAKEESSSMRNIQEQELVNVEHNSSKDTLKERGQGDGDDEVCETTSNEKETFTQIVQRSADTQSNTSLEPNDQQTNSVEHVERSHMAISIYENSATSSHFIRQASCSKNMTNSNDFIDSCCEKAPSESEKTSSEKTSNEKLYIQETNEPSTSGLPIVSTSKCESTSCNSEGKENKKRPSTLRLKRPVPEGEDSSSDTGNDDYSLGSEDGCIYTYRGGEHLADLPSSFFSLDMGLPLTPNSAIAPAVPAVPQAVNNRPGSRASSPDMDFLEMDFDPGPSCEADTGDESTPEADIEVVSVPEVNEHVIRGTSPEYQPGVVQPLMHPVAQSSTVNKPSIFDVPSTSSDNVHVQDHCNIVKKLRVTRTEYITHVNVRGECLRVRRTMANDPNPEPNTAHGSSGDLVSAREILNYNEEKKDVGMAHKINQGENATIDSVNLTTALYHVNMAKRLMTDQPKSDEGQSSTCENEPEPVAGPSQASEPCVEAPRCMVWSEREACERQVTQIGTSACGATAIVNVFLALGVPVNTERINVAVGTRQRANNAPIPRYLLSRSVAGCTASDIVTGIQKASDGLVTARFFPTYPERSISLLHWLADWISLGAVPILTLNLQLGSEGEVPDAWHHQMVFGVSPRGVYLCNPVVCVSEGVVWSRLVSPSVLLVRSRDIVARFDPETDMSPLTAVPDVRFHRMNVLGQVANVLREWRYSGCTEADTRTRHIAIPASYQAGITVAALTGSEAHRRLMHAPHLTAYTEP
- the LOC110991838 gene encoding uncharacterized protein LOC110991838 isoform X2, which gives rise to MEAKEESSSMRNIQEQELVNVEHNSSKDTLKERGQGDGDDEVCETTSNEKETFTQIVQRSADTQSNTSLEPNDQQTNSVEHVERSHMAISIYENSATSSHFIRQASCSKNMTNSNDFIDSCCEKAPSESEKTSSEKTSNEKLYIQETNEPSTSGLPIVSTSKCESTSCNSEGKENKKRPSTLRLKRPVPEGEDSSSDTGNDDYSLGSEDGCIYTYRGGEHLADLPSSFFSLDMGLPLTPNSAIAPAVPAVPQAVNNRPGSRASSPDMDFLEMDFDPGPSCEADTGDESTPEADIEVVSVPEVNEHVIRGTSPEYQPGVVQPLMHPVAQSSTVNKPSIFDVPSTSSDNVHVQDHCNIVKKLRVTRTEYITHVNVRGECLRVRRTMANDPNPEPNTAHGSSGDLVSAREILNYNEEKKDVGMAHKINQGENATIDSVNLTTALYHVNMAKRLMTDQPKSDEGQSSTCEPEPVAGPSQASEPCVEAPRCMVWSEREACERQVTQIGTSACGATAIVNVFLALGVPVNTERINVAVGTRQRANNAPIPRYLLSRSVAGCTASDIVTGIQKASDGLVTARFFPTYPERSISLLHWLADWISLGAVPILTLNLQLGSEGEVPDAWHHQMVFGVSPRGVYLCNPVVCVSEGVVWSRLVSPSVLLVRSRDIVARFDPETDMSPLTAVPDVRFHRMNVLGQVANVLREWRYSGCTEADTRTRHIAIPASYQAGITVAALTGSEAHRRLMHAPHLTAYTEP
- the LOC110991532 gene encoding ras-related protein Rab-2A, producing MAYAYLFKYIIIGDTGVGKSCLLLQFTDKRFQPVHDLTIGVEFGARMITIDGKQIKLQIWDTAGQEAFRSITRSYYRGAAGALLVYDITRRETFNHLTTWLEDARQHSNSNMVIMLIGNKSDLESRREVKKEEGEAFAREHGLVFMETSAKTAANVEEAFINTAKEIYEKIQEGVFDINNEANGIKIGPQHSTAGGAKAGGAGAGGAAGGGCC